The sequence TTTTCTTATACAGCTTGAGCTGTTTTGGCCATTTCTTGAAATAGTTTCAAAAGAAAGAGCTTATTGCGGAGTAACAATATAAAGCTCACGTGCAGAGTAAGAGAATCGGTACTATTGTAAACACAGCAGGTCTagataatttaagaaatattaacAACTAgcaaagtgcaaaaacaattctaagTAATAACTTATTTCTTTTTGCAGACTGAAATAATTTCGACAACATGAATAAATCAGCAGAGGGCATCTCACAAAAGGCCACGTCAGCACCACACACTGACGACGAGTCAATAACAACCAGTACTGAATCGGATTCATTAGAAACATGGACACTAGTAAAcgataaaaataagaatagagCAAATACATCGCAGATTGAAGATAACCATTCAGCTACAAATAATAGAGTTGAAATATTAACTAACTTGAACGACCTTTTAACAAATGACAACAAGGAGAAACATGAGAGTGCTGAGTACGTAACCGTGTTTGTAATACGTACATATATCGCTTTTTTTTactcaattatttaattacagTTCCCGAACTGATGACGACTCCATCGTTGATGACGGTTCGGAAGGTATCTCAATTATTAGTGAGAGCGAAAGTGCCGGGCGTGCTTCACCTCTTGCAATGGCGGAAAATTTTAATAGCGTAGACTTCAACATTTGCTCCAATCCGGAAGAGGTTTATCCTGCCTCAATGCTTCGATTGCCTATCCACATACCGCAACCTCAATATGCACTGCCCTCCACCATCCACCATGCTGATGAAAATGCAGTTAGACAGCGACGTATCCGACGTTCTAGTTCAAGTGCAACTTCAGAACGAAAAGTTGTAAAGTCGATAAATGGTGACACTGTGGAAGCAAAACGAGTATATCCATTGGTACGCCGAAGTTTAAAAGGGGTTTTTTACATTTGCATTACCCTGGCCATATTAGCTTTCATTGGAAAATTGCGCAATCCTGATTGGCAatcatttttcgataaaaagaaTTTGTCTGTATTAGAGCAAAAGTTGACAGATTTggaattacaaaataatttaatgcgTGCCGAAATTGACATTTTATCCAAGCAGGTGAACTATTTGAGTAGTTTGAATCAAAATGGTGGTCGGATGAATAGGGAAAATGTTGTGAGAGGACCAAAGTCTCAGCAGCGATTTTTCAAACAAACCGGTGAATGGATAATGAAACAAAAAGGAATAGATCTCGTGGACAAACCAGAGGATGACCTAAAgaaatcatttaaatgtccagaTGGAAAATTTGTAGAGATTGCAAGCATGTGTGAAGAAAACGAAgggcaaaacataaaaaatatggatgatattttaaaagtggTCGACGAAATTATGGAAGAACAAATAGTCGAAGATTTGTCATCATCAAAGGAAGAAATTGGCGCTGAACGCAAAGGACATGGAGctgattataaaaataaacacaaatatgTGAACATAGGAAGTAAAAATTCGAAGGAAAGTGGGCATCACAGTTCCGAGAACAAATATGAGACACAAAAACACTGGAAACGGCACAATCATCTACATCGTGATAGCGATGATGACTTTAGTGAGGAAGATgaggatttcgatgactctctGGAAGATTTTGGCAAAAAGAAATTTACTTCCAAAGAGAGTTACAACAAACACGAACATATACGCTCCAACGGCGATAAGTACAAAGGTGTTCATCCAAATGACAATTTCAAAGATCGTCACTCTAATGACCGATCCAAGGAGCGACGCTTTAATGGGAATTCCAAAGAGAATCTCTACGTTGCCTCCGACGAGCAATCGCGTAAAAGTGGTGAATGGCATGGAAAATTAATGCAACAACGAGAAAACGCCAGACGCCAGAATGAGTATCAGCAACGTAATAAAAACTGGTTCATCGAGCGTGGCGACAACCGCGAAAAAATGCGTCACAGAAGATGAGTGCACCACAACAGAGTTTGATATTTAACCACGGATTTACGCCGCATATTAATCACTATTCTTAAATCTACAATTTTCAATTGCTTCATTATTATCGATTTTCTTATTAATTCAAATATGCTTTGGTTTATAATCCGTTATGTATCCATGTTAACATCAGTGAAATGAAATGtggtcaaaaattgttttgtgatAAATTGTAttactttgtttttaaattgtaataatGTATCCTCACACACTCCCTATTTTTACCCTAGATTAATTAATGTATTATTTATGtgttatgtaatatatatataaatataaacgaCATGTAGAGTGTTATATATCCTCGAACTTATGTAAATTAAGAAGTTATGTTATTACTGCGATGAGTTTACTTTAACAAAaccttgtataaaaataaaatattcacttataAGCATAGAGatgtatttctttttccacCCAAGTTGGAAGCATGACGGAGAGAATAATAACATCCTTGAGAATAATATCTTGAGTTGGAAGGAAGTGTCGGCAGATGATGCAGTTCTCATAATAAATCGGAATAAACTTTAATTCGCCATTTCATATGCATGCCCAGCGTACTTGAAACACGGATTCGAAGAATTTTACGATCGCCCACGCGTCCAAACTACCAGAACGATaagaatttattttcaacattttcatttcaaccGAAAATCGTGTGGTCAGGTCCGTTGAACTGGTTGCATATAACCGAAGTTGAGTTCGGATATTCTGCattgatttcaaagaaaaattaatttatactcTCAAATAGTTGcttattaagaaatatatattacttttaacattaaacatttcaatacaattCCACGACATTTGATTTACACACTTTATGATCGACAATTAGCTCTGGTTCAGAATCATGTGTATGTCGATGGGATATCAATGATGAGCGTCGCTTGAAACACTTGCTGCAGATTTCACACTGAAAGGGCCGCTCGCCTGTATGCACCATCGTATGCCTTTTCATTTGTTCAGATGTTGGAAAGCCACGTTTGCAATGTGGACATTCGTACGGTCGCTCACCCGAGTGACACCGTTTATGCGCAATCAGGTTGCTCGAATATCGAAATTCACGACCACATACATCGCAAGCGTGCGGTTTCTCACCAGTGTGGACCAACATGTGCTTTTTATAGCCGGATTTTTGTGTCATGGATTTTCCGCAGATATCGCACTGGAATGGTCGCTCTCCCGTATGTGACAACATGTGTGTCCGTAAAGAGGATGACTGACGGTATGACTTACCGCATAGTTCACATGTATTGGGGTTGTTTGGGTCGTGAATAACTATGTGCCCTTCGTAGGCGTTCCGTGTCTTAAAACCTTCGCCACAAAGACTGCATAAATAAGGTGTTGCATCGGAATGCAATTGCATATGGTATTTGAATGAGTTTTGATTACTCAATTGTTTTCCACAAacctaaaagaataaaaaaaaaatttgtatatatttcgtgtacttacatatatgtatgattTAAATGTTTCCATTTTACCTTGCATTGCAAATCTGGGTTCGGCGGCTTTGGCTGACTGttcttttttcgaatttttgttggttgttttaatttcaaatcGCCAGTACCGTCCCAATCACCATCCTGATCATCACTTTTGACAGTGACCATTCGgggccttttcaaatttgtattcATTTCTTGGTCTTCCGCAATGTCGGATAGTGTGAATTCGCCTTGTgtaatttcttctaattttacTTCGTACATCTCATCGTATTCTTTATCTCTACCTTCCTCCTCCACATCCGTTTGGTATACATCTTCCGATTCTGTAACTTCATGCACCACCacttcttcctcttcacaatTTTGCTCATCGTGATTTATTGTGTTTTGCGAATGTGCCTCTGAGATTGTTGCTTCGTCCCCATCCACGAAACTTTCTAACACAGTTAAAGCAACATATTCCATGCTATCCACTGATCGTTTGAATTGTGCAGCTGCTGCTAACTCATGCAATTGATCTACATCATCAACTTCGGTCCCTTCGTCAGCATCGAGGTGGTGTTCTTCAACAACTGAGTCTGCAGATTCTGTCTCAATATCCTCAATAACACTTTCACCGCCACCACCACTGCCACTCAGACCAACATCGTATACAAGTTCTGTGAACTGTCTTCGCAGCACTTCATCTGTCtccaataccatttttttaaacGCGAAAGTTTTGGCAACATTTTGCACGCAACGTGTGCAGATATTTGTCGGATAACCTTCTACCTCTTCATTCGAAAACTCCATATTTGTGATGAAGCCCAACATAGACGCTAATGTTCGTACCTCACCCATAAAAATTCCCTGCTTGTGCAACGATTTGTGCTCTACACATTCGCTAAGGCAGGCGCGACAAATCACCACTTCTTCTTCGGGAGTATCAGAAACCATATTGAAAATCGTAACAACGTAAAATAGTTCTTATTCCGAAAGgaatataaatttatgtaaacaaatccaggaatattttttctgaaatagtaCAAAACGCTTTTTCCACGCTTTGACGTTTTACGGTGCGTTCAGTGGCGCAAACAATATTTATACCTCGCGTATATTTGGTCTGTCACAATGGAACTGCTGCGGCAATGAATTTCACTGTGCGTGATGTTGCCACAACGAAAGTATTGtcgcaaataaacaaaagaaagccAGTTTCTTATCATGgaagcaaatattatatttcgttttatataaaatatttttttttggtggttgGTGAGAATTTGGATTTTgaacacaaattttgaatttacttcggaacaaaaaaaaatttcaattttcacctATCCTTTTTCTATATTCCTTCGAGCTTTTGTCGAGAAACTCATGTgcgtttgaattgaataaattccatttattttttggattttgcatcATTCACTATCAAAGATTCAGATTCTGTACAATTTAGAAACATTGCAactgtttatatttattatatatatattactggTGCTGCCATAATGCAACACTggcgttttatttatttaaaaatttattacgtAAAGTCACGATAATTTAACAACACTCTCAGCTGGTCTTCAAAAATCGCCCACAACTGTGATCATGTGATTCCAATAGGCTCTTTTCTGTAACATGGTTGCATAAAActgataaaatttcataaaaaattgtagcAAAACGTTTAAAAAATGTCCTACAAATTAAGATATTTCGCTATAAAACACATTATTATTGCTAAGAaatctatttaaaatatttacatattaatgtaaattttccaactcaaagaaattattatgtcttattttttttgtcgatattCTATTGCTTTTAATGCTATCTTAGGTGCCTTCATATAGGTGCCTgtcaaaaataatgatttattcCACAGCAAAGAAGGTATTTATATATACTAAAGTATGATTATTATCTAGAATTATTAGAAATTTTATATGGGAGTTGTAATAccttcacatataagtagatgatctactttttcgcgcttaactcaaaatccgtaattaaaaagcgcgatttcccatacaaaatttctctctcaAAATctgatattataaaataatcctagataataacgatacttattgacatacaaccctgtgttttctgtgttatcgataattattattacgaatgtaaggagaaacatcacaataaaaactaaatgaaatggatgccggcaaagcaaacaggtctgtaaacataattctaatacttttattgataaatattattaattaaggattcattttacagaaaaaacgtctatccataaacgttttgtcctcttattacttactataaaatgtaatatcgaatttcgaatgcgtattactgccacaattttttgcaacctcagtaaacgttacatacggatttcctccaacgatttattattagcagccaattgcgcaattataTACGCTATTCCTTTTCTTTGACTCTTCtttatatcgttaataataattaaacaaaccaaaaacaccgaaatattccaccaaaatagtttctatgaagaaaaacctctcaaagcaatattgacagctgattgtagattttgcaggtaatctgccatatgtgaacgggtagattaattttgtggatttattggtaatcaATGCATACCTGAACGTACTATAAATATTCATATTAATTGTTAAtaagtaattataaaaaaacattataagcAAAAGCTTCGTGAAGAATGCAAAGCCAACCCGTCAGTTGTATTCGATCAGCACCCTTCAAAAGTAAGGGGCAGTTTAATCATTTATAATTGATAGTTGTCAGAAATTATCAGTTACGCGAACATAATtatttcgaaactcattttgtaACGAACCGTGAACACCTCAAATGCAAACTAATATAACTGTGGCAACTCACCTTTATTTGTCAGCTGTCGGAAAATTTCAAATAGGCTACACGAGATTCAAGGCTTCAATTTATGTTCTTTAGCCGGTgtgatgaaataaaaagtgtGTCTGAAGCGAAATTAATCAATAAAAACAGTGAGAGCAAGTGGAAGGCATGGCAATGGCGCAGAGAGGAGTCCTtggagtaattaaaaaaatagggtCCAACCCAAGAGTTTTACTCCAGTGTGTTGGAGTACAAAATCGACGCGCGTTGAGTAACCACCTATGGAGTGGAAGACGACACTTTTCCGCCGCAATTACAGTGTTTAGACAAAAGTCTGTATGTCAACAATGCGAACGCTTCTATACCACTGAAAGCACAAGTTAGTTCAGTGTGTAAtaacaatattattacttaattaATTTGAGTGTTTTAGAAAAGGCAGCAAATCCGGAGATTTTGTCAAAGCTGTTTCCCCAAACAGCACTCAATGTTGACGAGGAAACTGAACGCGAACGAAAACGCAAAGAAGAGGAGGAGGCGAAAGAAAATGAGAAGGCATGGAAGCGAATGAAAATCGGGTGTGTGTCCCAACCACTTGCGTAACATATTGCATGCCATTTACATTCTATAGTCACTGTACAATTGTACCAATATCAATTTTGTAGCTTTGGAGTTTTTGCTGGAAGCGGCATTGCGTTTGCCATATGGGCGGTGTATGAGTTTGGCAAGCCGGAGGTAGATGCAGAAGGCCAAGATATTGAAGATGAGTTTAGCAAAAATCCCGTTGTGCAACAGTACATACAGCGCATGTGGAAGTCAATGAACTACTATCAAAAAATGATTCAAGAACCATCACGCGATAAACTTTTGCCAGATCCATTAAAACCACCGTACATACAACCTCCATATACATTGGTGCTGGAAATGAAAGATGTTCTGGTCCATCCTGATTGGACCTATCAAACTGGTTGGCGGTTTAAGAAACGTCCTGGGGTTGATCTTTTCCTACAGGAATGTGCTAAGCATTTTGAAATCGTAGTTTTTACCGCAGAACAGGGGATGACTGTGTTTCCGATCTTGGATGCGCTTGACCCAAATGGATATATTATGTATCGTCTTGTGCGTGATGCAACGCATTTCGTTGATGGGCATCATGTCAAAAATTTGGATAATTTGAACAGAGATTTAAAAAAGGTATTACTAATGCTAAGTATTTACAAACACAATTACATACATAGACTCCGAAGAAATGtgattaaaatatgtatatctcAATGCATAGGTCATTGTTGTGGATTGGGATCAAAATGCAACTAAGATGCATCCTGATAATACATTCAATATTACACGATGGTTGGGCAATGATGACGATACACAACTGCtggatttgatttcatttttgaaaagtaagttacatttttctttactaaGCTCCAATATTCagcttatttttgattttatttttagcgTTGGCAGCTGCTGAAGTCGAGGATGTGCGCGATGTACTGCATCACTATCGCCAATTTGATGACCCTATCGttaaatttagagaaaaccaaCGGCTTTTGTTAGAGCAAATGCAAGAAAGAGAACGTGAAGAACTAGCCAAGTCAAAGCCAATGGTGAAAAAATGGACCCCAAGCTTCCTTGGACGGTCATAATAAGCGGCATATGGTTGTACTATAATACAATCCCTCCTACCACATGCTTTGTAATAACTACTTATTTGCAtagtttttattcattaaaatgaaaagttttctttattttacggTGTTTCCATTCCTCATTTCCAATAAAGATACAAACGTTtgccataaattttgttttacttcaatcaataaaaatatctaattttGTATCAAGGAGTGCACTGATAGCTAAGTTCCATTTACCGCTTACTCCTATGTTAGCTTAAAATCTGAGGCTTTGCGAAATTAACGACTAAAAACTgctttcaaattatttattctttttcttttcactaaagtACATTCATTGACTTTGTCCAATATTTGTCTCCAGTTGTCGAAGGCTGCTactttgaaataatattttgcagcgagggaaatcaaaatcaaatctcaGTTCGGCACGCGAAAGTACCGCGcgcgacactaaccacctatgTATGCACGTCTCCCCTTAAACTTATACAACTTACAACTCCCTTTGGGACCACGCCACCGAAACAGCacgtttctttcttttcttcgttcccacgacagtcggttctacgttaccggaacgacccggatttatatccgaccaagggcTGTCACTTCAGCACATTTCCccatatacagtggctcaataaagaactcggacaaaccttagttaaaactttgtataaaaaacactgctaaaataaaggcaatttgaaacaatatttttcgatttctaaatgctttatttatataatttaagaaataacaaaaacataagataagtcgtgtgcacttcttttacaataacaaaaaactttcaaaatgaggAGAATTCACGccaaaaaagaactcggacatggaaattaattttactttaaaagccaataaaaataaaaattaatattttgtggaaAACCCATTGGATTTAATAGCAGCATTTAGTCGTTTCGGCATTGACTCCACCAAATTTCTGCAAACGGAAGGATCAATTTTAGCCCATTCGTCCTTAAGAGCAGCTTCGAGgtcctttttgtttgaaattttgtgatttttgagtttattctcCAAATGCGCCTATAAATGCTCAATGACGTTTATATCAGGGGACTGTGGTGGAGTTTCGAGCACTTTCGGGCAGTTATACATCAACCACAAGCGAACATCAAGCGCCTTATGCTTGGGGTCATTGtcttggtaaaaataaaattgttcctTCATAcccaatttttcagcactttgaattaaatttctttttaaaattgaaaaatattgcttGTGATCCATTATGTCATCaacaaaacaaagatttccGGGTCCGGAGGCGAacatacatccccaaaccatcactgAACCGCCACCGTGTTTAACAGTGGCACGCAGGTTTTTCTCTTTCAGCTCCTCATTTGGCTTCCTCCATACATACGACTGCCCATCTGATCTGAATATGTTGTATTTGCTTTCGTCGCAAAATATCACATCTTTCCAGAATTCAATGTCCTTATTTTTATAGGTTTTTGCGAAATTAattcgtttgtttttattttccttactaATGTAGGGTTTTTTTCTTGCGACTCTGCCATTGAGGTTGTTTTTTCTTAGAACTAATCGCAAAGTTTCTGGATTGCAGTCAATTTCAAGATGTTCTTTAACTTGTGTTGTAAGTTTTGGAGCACTTAAATGAGGATTTGCTCTGACTTGGTTTACTATCCACCGCTCGTTAGCGTCCGTAAAAAGCTTTGGCCGtcctgatttcactttgttttctacagattttgtttctttaaagcGTTTTATGGTGTCACATACAGTTGTTCGCGGTCGAACAAAAGAAGTGCACACGACTTatcttatgtttttgttatttcttaaattatataaataaagcatttagaaatcgaaatatattgtttcaaattgcctttattttagcagtgttttttatacaaagttttaactaaggtttgtccgagttctttattgagccactgtatgtatatatggagaATTTTCATGCtggtacaacaacaacggcaCGTTTCTTGGGCTACCGTTAGATAAGATTGACGGTGACGACCGGTGATTTCAGGGTGCGCGGCAGGGCTTGACAAactgatacaaaaaaaaacaaattccaaaaaaaattaagttccaCGAATTGAGACGAGATGTATTCAGTATATTTAGGCGTATTCATGTATTTTCTGGTTCGTACGAATTCTGTCGTAGTTATATAATGTGAAAATTCGATGTTTATAAAATGATGTGCGTTCCGCAAGCCAGCTGTTAGTCCAAAGAACTCTGTTTCAAACTCTACTTCATGATTGCAACATTAAAATCGCAAACCACTGCCCATTTTGCTACCTCTAAGTAGTATTTCCTGAAAGCCATATATTGGTCGTAAGTAGCGTAAACTGCAGGACTCTGTATTTGTAAGGAAAAATCAAGTCTTACACTACAAAGTGATTGGTGCCGGCCTGAAACCTTTATCTCATCATCACCCTTTATTAAGTGCTTGGCTGtgcttctcctccaatttgtggtgcgcATCTTGGGGttattctacaaatggagggacccctACTGTTTTacgccgactccaaacggcatgACTTTCAGCGATTTTTTCGTCGAAGGAATACATTCAGAGTTTTGTCATAGTCTGCCGTAGCGCGACCGTTTCGTGTAATTTGACGTTTATGAACAGTTTGCCGTGAACCACTCGACTATTATAACCACAAATCGTAAAATTACACCCCAAAATCGAAATGAAAAATtgcgtatttacatattttcgataattttgTTTCTGCATGTATTTGTCGgtttaaaatatgttaaataaattgtcTATGATAATTATGCACCACCGTAAAAAGTTCaacatatgaatatatttatgcAGCTTCCTTCTGTGGGAATGTGACTGACATCGCGTAAATGTTTGTGGGTCAAAAtccataaatacatgcatatgtatgtacgtgtgtatgtacacatacagtGCATAAGAGATTTTATGTTTATTCGTACATGAGGATAATTTGATGCTATTTTATTTAGTAGTGTATGAGTTATATAATTTCTAGATCAACTAAACTAAATACAATATCATTAGAATGTACATCTATTGGTTAACTCCACTTTTTCTGCTCTCTTGTGAAACATGTCAAAGCGTATGGAAAACGCCGGCACAGTAAGATGAGCGTTTGCACTTATATTTTCTTATGGATTTCGAAGCAAATTAAATGCCTagaaatatttaatgttttcatacatacatattctacATATACTATATTGAGTGCGTCGAGTCACAGATGAAATCGCAAGCTTTAACAAAccgttaaaaaaagaaatagattcgaaagttttttatattagtcGCTAGTTGGTTTTTGAATGTGTGTTTAACTAAATGTTTTTAAGCATgaataaattttgattaatgggaccattttttaatacattttttgtgagTTGGCATTGAAATCTGTTGGTAGGAAAAATTTTGTTccatttgctttttgtttttttgttagtttttgggCTCTTTGGGACGGTTTACCAAGTATCATTGTcgctttcaattttattatcattgcattatttattgtatactttttaaattactCAACAGCCTCCTCATATTTTTGGTTAGACGATAAAGCTTATTTCGCCTTTTTCTCTTCTTCAGCTGTTTAGCTGTTGTtctgttttagttttttgccGTTTCGTTGTACTTTGCAACATCACCAAATTGTTTAAATGAGCCAGATGTAC comes from Anastrepha ludens isolate Willacy chromosome 3, idAnaLude1.1, whole genome shotgun sequence and encodes:
- the LOC128856382 gene encoding uncharacterized protein LOC128856382, which codes for MNKSAEGISQKATSAPHTDDESITTSTESDSLETWTLVNDKNKNRANTSQIEDNHSATNNRVEILTNLNDLLTNDNKEKHESADSRTDDDSIVDDGSEGISIISESESAGRASPLAMAENFNSVDFNICSNPEEVYPASMLRLPIHIPQPQYALPSTIHHADENAVRQRRIRRSSSSATSERKVVKSINGDTVEAKRVYPLVRRSLKGVFYICITLAILAFIGKLRNPDWQSFFDKKNLSVLEQKLTDLELQNNLMRAEIDILSKQVNYLSSLNQNGGRMNRENVVRGPKSQQRFFKQTGEWIMKQKGIDLVDKPEDDLKKSFKCPDGKFVEIASMCEENEGQNIKNMDDILKVVDEIMEEQIVEDLSSSKEEIGAERKGHGADYKNKHKYVNIGSKNSKESGHHSSENKYETQKHWKRHNHLHRDSDDDFSEEDEDFDDSLEDFGKKKFTSKESYNKHEHIRSNGDKYKGVHPNDNFKDRHSNDRSKERRFNGNSKENLYVASDEQSRKSGEWHGKLMQQRENARRQNEYQQRNKNWFIERGDNREKMRHRR
- the LOC128856823 gene encoding zinc finger protein 271 produces the protein MVSDTPEEEVVICRACLSECVEHKSLHKQGIFMGEVRTLASMLGFITNMEFSNEEVEGYPTNICTRCVQNVAKTFAFKKMVLETDEVLRRQFTELVYDVGLSGSGGGGESVIEDIETESADSVVEEHHLDADEGTEVDDVDQLHELAAAAQFKRSVDSMEYVALTVLESFVDGDEATISEAHSQNTINHDEQNCEEEEVVVHEVTESEDVYQTDVEEEGRDKEYDEMYEVKLEEITQGEFTLSDIAEDQEMNTNLKRPRMVTVKSDDQDGDWDGTGDLKLKQPTKIRKKNSQPKPPNPDLQCKVCGKQLSNQNSFKYHMQLHSDATPYLCSLCGEGFKTRNAYEGHIVIHDPNNPNTCELCGKSYRQSSSLRTHMLSHTGERPFQCDICGKSMTQKSGYKKHMLVHTGEKPHACDVCGREFRYSSNLIAHKRCHSGERPYECPHCKRGFPTSEQMKRHTMVHTGERPFQCEICSKCFKRRSSLISHRHTHDSEPELIVDHKVCKSNVVELY
- the LOC128856828 gene encoding mitochondrial import inner membrane translocase subunit TIM50-C; translation: MAMAQRGVLGVIKKIGSNPRVLLQCVGVQNRRALSNHLWSGRRHFSAAITVFRQKSVCQQCERFYTTESTKKAANPEILSKLFPQTALNVDEETERERKRKEEEEAKENEKAWKRMKIGFGVFAGSGIAFAIWAVYEFGKPEVDAEGQDIEDEFSKNPVVQQYIQRMWKSMNYYQKMIQEPSRDKLLPDPLKPPYIQPPYTLVLEMKDVLVHPDWTYQTGWRFKKRPGVDLFLQECAKHFEIVVFTAEQGMTVFPILDALDPNGYIMYRLVRDATHFVDGHHVKNLDNLNRDLKKVIVVDWDQNATKMHPDNTFNITRWLGNDDDTQLLDLISFLKTLAAAEVEDVRDVLHHYRQFDDPIVKFRENQRLLLEQMQEREREELAKSKPMVKKWTPSFLGRS